The Thalassotalea nanhaiensis genome has a window encoding:
- the torD gene encoding molecular chaperone TorD encodes MIDKELIETRASILWWFSTVLSNELNEQQFNSYINEQGAILLNQLATEDKLTEAIKSIQQSLQLLKNKPHPHLECAVEFSQLFLMDSKKGAPPYASVYLSDNGLMFQKAHDEMIALLKQQGLSVNKEFNEPADHIAIQLDYLGNLILATLNSTDISEAYDSQLQFINNNLMNWLPKFIEQMKNTNNSGFYQNISKLLLCYLQLEVTFLNAEIKV; translated from the coding sequence ATGATAGATAAAGAATTAATTGAAACCAGAGCAAGTATTTTATGGTGGTTTTCTACCGTTTTGAGTAATGAATTAAACGAGCAACAGTTTAATTCTTATATTAATGAACAAGGCGCTATCCTACTTAACCAGCTTGCAACAGAAGATAAACTAACCGAAGCAATAAAATCTATTCAACAGAGTTTGCAGTTGTTAAAAAACAAACCCCATCCACATTTAGAGTGTGCAGTTGAATTCAGCCAATTATTTTTAATGGACTCAAAAAAGGGCGCACCACCTTATGCTTCAGTGTATTTATCAGACAATGGTTTAATGTTTCAAAAAGCACATGATGAGATGATCGCTCTACTTAAACAACAAGGTCTAAGTGTAAACAAAGAATTTAATGAACCTGCTGATCATATTGCCATTCAACTGGATTATTTAGGTAACTTGATTTTGGCAACTTTAAACAGCACTGACATTAGTGAAGCTTATGATAGCCAACTGCAATTTATTAATAATAATTTAATGAATTGGCTGCCAAAATTTATAGAGCAAATGAAAAATACCAATAACTCAGGCTTTTATCAGAATATTTCAAAACTACTATTATGTTACTTACAACTCGAAGTGACTTTCTTAAACGCTGAAATTAAGGTTTAA